The DNA window TCGATCTGGTCGTCGGAATCGATGACGGTCAGGCGAGGCTCGTAACCGAGCGGGCGGCCGAACTTACGCAGCAGAATTCCGCATAGGCCGTGAAAGTTGGAAATGAACACGGCGTTGGCTGCCTGACCGAAGCTTCCCGCAATCCGCTGGCGCATTTCGTCGCGGGCTTTGTTGGTGAACGTCAGGCAGAGGATGGCCCCTGCGTCTACGCCGCCACGAATCAGCCGGCCGGTGCGCTCGGTAAGGGTTCGCGTTTTTCCCGAGCCCGGCCCGGCCAGCGCGAGAATTCGCCCGGTGACATGACCGGCGACTTGTTCCTGTTCGGGGTTGAGTTTCATGGGCGACGGCGGGCCGGGAAGATACGCCGACGAGCGCAAAACGCAACGGTCGCGACTACTGTAGATTCATGCGAAACGCCGTTGCCCTCACCGGGTTCATCATTCTGTGCCTTGCGGCCGGCGGAATTGGCGGCTGGTTGACATCCGATGCTGTCCGCAGCTGGTATCCGACACTCGTCAAGCCGAGCTGGAATCCTCCGCCTTGGATCTTCGGCCCGGTCTGGACCACGCTCTACGTAATGATGGGCATCGCCGCGTTCCTGGTGTGGCGGGCCCACTCGAAGCTCGGCACCCGTGCCCTGACGCTGTTTGCGATCCAACTGCTCCTCAACGTCGCCTGGAGCTGGATCTTTTTCAGCCAGCGGCAGATCGGCTGGGCGGCGGTTGAAGTGGTGGTGCTGCTACTGGCCATCATTGCGACGACGGCCTTGTTCTGGCGCGTTTCCCGGCCGGCCGGCGCTTTGATGTTCCCCTATATCGCCTGGGTGTCCTTCGCGTCGTTTCTCAACTTTACGATCTGGCAGTTGAACCGATGAGCGCAAAAGACCGGCCGGCCGAGACGTCTTGCGTCGCGACCGGCCGTCTACAGCGTGAGCCTTTTGAACCGGCGGCGTTCGCCACCGTTGCGATCACCTCTCCGCGGCCGCAACGGCATCGGCGTGCTCGGCCGGCTCCTCGCTCAGCTGCGTTGCCGGGACTGGCGGGTGAGCAACCGTCAGCACCGGGCAATGTGCGTGGCGAACGACCATCTCGGCCGTTCCACCCAAAAGCAACCGACCCAATAACCCACGGCCGTGCGTGCCAATGACAATGACATCGGCCTCCCAGTCCTTCGCCGCGGCGCAGATATGTCGGGATGCCGCGCCTTCGTGAAGCACCGACGTCACCTTGATGCCCTCGGGAATCCTGGAAACGATCTCCTGAAGCAACCGCTGCGCCGATTCACGCCGCTCAGCCCGAAGTGCCGGCTCGGCGTAGGCCAGCTCCGGCGAGACCGAACCCGGCTCCGGAACCACATGAACCACCGCCATCGCGGCTCCCGTGGTCCGTGCGATTCTTACACCCAGTTCCAGCGCCCACTCCGCCTGCTTGCTGTCGTCAACCGCGACCATCACGCGAGAGAACGCATGCGGCGTGTGTTCCCATGTGCTGAGCGATTCCATCTCCCGCCGCAACGCCCGACGCGCAGCTGCCAGACGGCTTTCCACCCCTTTGGTGCCCGCTTCGCCCGAGGCGGCGAGTACGGTCTGCTCTTCTTCAAGGTAACGTTCCACCGCGGCAAGAAGTGATTGAGTCGACATGGTAGCCTCCGAAAGCGGGGCCTGACGGCCCTGCGGCCATCACCGTGCTTCATCCTCCCCAACCTTCACAACGGATTATTCGCCCCGAGCGCCGGCCCGACCATCGGAAAACGAAACTGTTATCGCATGGGCCTGCGACCTATGGCCATAGGAGTCCTCCCCATCCCGGCGCACGTCGTGCGCCACCATTCCAGCCGAGCCCGTTTTGCCCGATGATCCTCGGGGCCCATGGCCGACGAATCCGACGAACCTCGCCCGCGATTCACCCGGCCCACGCCCGGCCGATGGGCCGCCCTTGCCGCCTTGCTGGCCTCGATCGCTCTTCCACTGCTGCTGATCGACGATCCCAGGCACGCCCGGGCGACGGCGATCGCTGGTGCCTGCCTCGTCCTTTGGATGAGTGAGATCGTCCCGCTCTTTGCGACGACGCTTCTGCTGCTGGCCGCAACGCCACTTCTGCTGGGCCCGCTCGACCCGGCCGCATTCTCCCTCGGCCGCGTCATGGGGTGGGGTGCTAATCCGGTC is part of the Humisphaera borealis genome and encodes:
- a CDS encoding TspO/MBR family protein; amino-acid sequence: MRNAVALTGFIILCLAAGGIGGWLTSDAVRSWYPTLVKPSWNPPPWIFGPVWTTLYVMMGIAAFLVWRAHSKLGTRALTLFAIQLLLNVAWSWIFFSQRQIGWAAVEVVVLLLAIIATTALFWRVSRPAGALMFPYIAWVSFASFLNFTIWQLNR
- a CDS encoding universal stress protein, which gives rise to MSTQSLLAAVERYLEEEQTVLAASGEAGTKGVESRLAAARRALRREMESLSTWEHTPHAFSRVMVAVDDSKQAEWALELGVRIARTTGAAMAVVHVVPEPGSVSPELAYAEPALRAERRESAQRLLQEIVSRIPEGIKVTSVLHEGAASRHICAAAKDWEADVIVIGTHGRGLLGRLLLGGTAEMVVRHAHCPVLTVAHPPVPATQLSEEPAEHADAVAAAER